Genomic window (Streptomyces yatensis):
GCCGCCATGGCCGACACCACCCTCGAGCGGATCGGCCCGGTCGGATTCCTCACCCTGTTCCTGCAGTTCACCGGCACCACCGAACTCGACCTGGGCGCCATCACCGTCCCCACCCTCGTCCTGGCGGGACACGGCGACGCCTCGCTGTCCGAGGACCGCGCGGCGGCCCTGGCCGCCGCCATGCCCGCGGCGACGGTCCGCAGACGCCCCGGCTACACCCACTTCTGCCATGCGGAGCAGCCCGGGGACGTCGGCGCGGACATCACCGGCTTCCTGGACGACCTCACCGCCCTCCCGGCGGCCACCCACCTCGCCACCACCCTTCTCACCACAAAGGAATGACCATGACGGAGCTGCTGGACGGCACCCTCACCACCCCCGTGGGCAGGCCCCGCTACGAGGGCGCCAACATCCGCACCTGGATCGGCTTCAAGCACTTCATGTATCTGACGGAGGAGGCGGTCCTCCAGTACTTCCGCGAGCGCGGGGTCGGGGCGGAGACGCTGTACCACACCTACGGCCTCGGGCTGGAGATCGTCGACCACTCGGTCAGCCTGCCCGCCACGCTCGGCATCGACGACGAGGTCACGGCCGTCGTGGAGCCGGGCAAGCCCAAGCCCGGCCACGGCGCCCCGTTCAAACTCCGGCTGACCGTCGAGCGGGACGGCGAGACCGTCACCGTCCTCACCGGCAAGATCCGGGTCGCCCTGGTCACGCTGAAGGACGCCCCGGCCGACATCCAGCCCGTCCCCGCCCATCTGGAGCCCTACACCGTCCCCGAGGTGGCCGCCCTCGCCGACGCCGCGGACCACGAGCCCCGGACCGTCGCCGACAGCGAGCTGTCCGCCGTTCTCACCCCGGTCGGCTCCAACGCCTTCCTGTGGTCCTGGCGGATCCCGTACTTCTACTGCCACTTCTCCGACCGGCTCCAGCACTCCGGCTACGTCCGGGCCATGGAGGAGGTCGTGGACCGCTTCCTGGAGGACCGCGGCATCTCCATCCGCACCATGCTCGTCGAGCGCGGCTGGATCCCCGTGGTGTCCCGTGCCCGGGTGCACATGCTCGCCGACGCCTTCATGGAAGAGACCCTGCACACCGTGTTCACCGTCCAGGAGATCCTCAAGGACGTGATGTACACCGCCACCTTCGACACCTATGTCCACCGCGACGGACGGCTGGTGCACACCGCCACCGGGAGCATCATGCACGGCTACGCCGTCAGCCGCGGCGAACTGGCCGGCAGCCTCGCCGAGTTCGACGACACCACCCGCGCCGCGCTGCTGGGGGATGCCCGATGAAGCGACGGCCCCGCCTCTATTTCAACCTGCGCTCCCCGTTCAGCTGGATGGGGCT
Coding sequences:
- a CDS encoding thioesterase family protein, whose translation is MTELLDGTLTTPVGRPRYEGANIRTWIGFKHFMYLTEEAVLQYFRERGVGAETLYHTYGLGLEIVDHSVSLPATLGIDDEVTAVVEPGKPKPGHGAPFKLRLTVERDGETVTVLTGKIRVALVTLKDAPADIQPVPAHLEPYTVPEVAALADAADHEPRTVADSELSAVLTPVGSNAFLWSWRIPYFYCHFSDRLQHSGYVRAMEEVVDRFLEDRGISIRTMLVERGWIPVVSRARVHMLADAFMEETLHTVFTVQEILKDVMYTATFDTYVHRDGRLVHTATGSIMHGYAVSRGELAGSLAEFDDTTRAALLGDAR